Within the Sporocytophaga myxococcoides DSM 11118 genome, the region TTGAGTAATAATGTAATAGGTATCTTTAACAAAAAAATTAAAAAATCTTCCTCAAGCATTTTGGGGTTATCCAATCACTTGAGGAGATTTCAATATTTTGGAGCAAAAAGCTCATAGGACGGAGCTTTTTGCTGACATTTGTGAGCTAAAAGCTCACATGACGAAGCTTTTTTGCAACACGTGTAGAATATTCTATCCTCAATGCTTCAAGCAAGTCTTTGACAATGAATGATGATTCCATCGCCTCTTTTCCTCTGATAACAGCTTCAAAATATTAGTCAATATGCTTCAGGAAATTCACATTTATCTAAACTAATTAATCAGCAACATCAACAGAATAACCCTTTTCTCTCAGACAAGAAGCGTACAATTCATTAAATTCTTTTTTATCTTTTTTGGATTTTTTATGCCCGCGATAAGCTCCTGCTGCCCCGCCTGCAGCAGCTCCGACACCTCCATGGCCCAAAATACCACCCACAACTCCTCCAGCTGCAGCCCCTGCACCAGTGTTTTTCAATGTCTTATGTTTGGAATGATCAAACTGAGACTCAGCGTCTGCATAGCAATTGTCTTTATCTTTGCTAATCTGAGATTCAGTTTTATTTTTGGATGAGGTAATTTTTACTTTGTCAGTATTTTTATCCTGGGTAAATCCTGCAAAGGCAGTAAAGAATAAGATAACAATCAGGATAAATCCTTTTTTAAAATTATCCATAAATCCTCCTTCTCTTTTAACTTAAAACAATGAAGGAATTACAACAATTCGATTCCTTAAAAGAAATCAAATCCATTTATAAGGTCTTATTCTCTTTTGAATATTCTATTCTCAATGCTTCAAGTAAGTCCTTGGCAATGATCATTCCATCCCCCCTCTTTTCTGCTCTGATACAGCACAACTTTAAAATATTGGCAATATTGGCACCAGTGACATCAAACCGTTCAGCAATTTTTTCCATTAATATATCAGGATTATAAGAATAACCGGCTGACAAACTTTTGTACCAGAGGTTCAATCTTTCGTCTTTGGTAGGACGCGGAAAATAAACCTTAGCCTGGAACCTTCTTGTCATTGCGGGATCAAGGTTTTGATCAAAGTTTGTTGCCAGTATCGTGAGCCCTGTAAATTGTTCCATACGCTGAAGCAGATAGGACATTTCCTGATTGGCATATTTGTCATGGGCATCTTTTACCACACCTCGTTTGCCAAATAATGAATCAGCTTCATCAAAAAACAATATCCAATCTTTTTTCTCAGCCTTGTCAAACAGGCGACTTAAGTTCTTTTCCGTTTCACCTATATATTTTGAAACAACCATCGACAAATCAATCTGAAAAACTTGTCTGTTAGTCAATTTGCCAATTAAAGAGGCTGCCATGGTTTTTCCAGTGCCGGGAGGTCCATAAAACAAAGCAGGAAATCCATCCTTTACTTTACCTTCAGGTCCTTGTCTTTCAAAAATCTTGTCTTTGAAATTTACCCAATCAACAATTAACTCCAGTCGCTCTCTTGTAAAATGGGAAACCACAAGGTCATCCCATTCATATCTTGACTTTATAAGTTTTGCAGGAAAATTACTATTGAAAGTAGGTAAAGTCTCTCTGTTTCTTGTAAGGTGGGCAACGAATTCAGGAATAAGTTTAAGTTCCAGATTAATAACCCTATCGCTATCAGGACCTATTTCTTTAAATATTATAATCTGTTCTTCTATCAGAATATTCTCTTCTATAAACCGAGTATAGAGCTGTCCAGTAAGCGATGAATTACTTCCAGCAATCAGATATATCAGGGTTTTTAGGGTTGGGAGAAACTGACAGCAAAAATTCTCTGCGATACCTCCAAACTCGTCATACCTCAACCTGAACCCTCTTTCTCTTTCAACCAATTCGGAGAATACCTCCGGATGATATGCAGGTGCCAATGTCATTATGAGTAATATCCTGCCATACGTATCAAGCTCGTATTTCTCAATAAACTTTGCATATGGAGTTTCTTTATGAACTATGACCGGAGGATTCAGATCCATTGGTAATGAGTTCATCTCTTCATCATCAAAGAAACTGATTCGTTTCTTTATGAGAAACTTCAGCCACTCAAGTTCTCTTTTTAATACTTCACCATTTTTTCCTATCAGGTCATAATCAATTTTCACTTTGACCTTTTCAGCAAAATCATTCACGGGGGAACTCAGAACCTTGTTGAAATCTTTTTCCATTTTTAAGCTAAATTCTGCTTTTCTTCAGGTTGTTAAAGCACGTTTTAACCTTACTCTTCTTAATTATTAAATTTAAGCTAAAAATTCTCTAAATAAAATATTGAGTTCTATTACTTCCACTCTACATAGATGATATTATTCATCCATGGCATTTTAATCATTGCAATAGACCAAGGCAGTTTTTCTACCAGAATATCATAGGCCTTTTCTTCCACTTTCAATTTCCATCCCTTGGATTCAAGCACAAGCCGCCCTTGACGGATCAGGAAAGAAGACCTGAAGTTGTCGTTAGTGGTTTTCTTTAATATAGTCCAGTTTTGAATCACACCTTCCAGTAAACCTTCGCAGGTTTCTATTTCTTCAGGAGTAATTTCTATATCACGCAACAAAGGAGTAGTAAGGGCTATTCCGCAAATCAGTTTATTCAAAACTAGTTCATGCTCTTCTGCACTTGTGTTTTTATTCACCAGGTATTGCAATATGTGAGCAGCTTTATGAGAGGAATATTCATCTTTAAATGCCCTGCCTTCAGTCAGGTTGAGCATTTTAAAAAATCTTGTCAAATAAGGATGAACTAACACAAGTCCTGCATTGCTGATGTATACAGGCTCCCCACTTTCCATTTTTTTATATTCCAGTTTAAGTTCTTTCTGCACCATACCGTCACCACCTTCAACCTTTGTTATAGCTTTGTGGTCTGTATTAACAATGACCTTATTCTCGCCTCTTACTTCTTTTATTAGCTCCTCCAAAGCTCTGTCATGACCTTTGATCAAGCTCTCAACACGTTCCAGCTTCTCACCTTTCAATGTCTTCAATACAGACTTTTGCTCTTTTACAGACAATGACTTAAAATAGGAAACAGCAACAGACGAATACTTTTCAAAAAATAGAGGAATTAGTGTCTCAAGCTTTACCTCACTGTTAGTGATATTGCCATTCTTTTTCTTTTTGCCTTTTACACCATCACCTCCTGCGGTTTTGCCTTTCCTGGTTGATTTAGGGGACGATTTTTTAAGTATAATATTTAAATGATAGACTGCACTTTCAGGAGAATTAATCTCTGAAAGTCTTGTAGCAAAGTAGCTATCGTCATCCTCATCCAGATTCTTTCTATCCTGTTCTATATTATCAGGGGTGGTATCCTTTCTATTACTTTCCTCAGTGGTTGAATTCAGCAGCTTTTCTTCTTCATTAGATTTCGGATACTTACCTTTTCCTGATTGAGTTTCCAGTCTATTGAGAAAAGGCCTCAATTCAGCTTCCTGTCTGGCCAGTTTGAAAATACTTTTAACCACCTCTACTGTAAAGATTTCCATCAATAAAGGTATTTTAATATCCTTATCCGAACTCTCTACAACTGCACGTTTAAAAATTGCGGCAAACCATTCCGGATTGTACTCTGCTGTTTTCAATAGAATGGTCTGAAAGACCTTAAAATCCTTTGTAAAAGGCTTACTGTAAAGCACCGGGATATGGCCTATCTCAAAGAATCTTTGAATCAGATTTTTTTCCTGCTCAATTACACTTTGTTCAAATTCTGACTCGGTTTTCTTTAGAATATTTAAAATGATCTGCTTCCGGATTTCTTCAGAAAACAGATCCAGATATTTTATTGTAGCCGGTTCTTCCAATGTCCAGCCTGCGACTGCAAAGCTCTTCTTTAAAAAATCAGGATTAGAAAAACTAAAGGTTTTTATAATCCTTTCCACTCTAGTTATAATTTCACTCAAAGAGCTTTTTTCAACTGCAAATATCTCATTTCTTAAAGATAAAAACTTTGTTAAAATAAGTTCTTCTTCCTTTTGTTGAAGCTCTTTATTTCTCCTGTCAAATGAATCATTCGTTGTTCCTGACTCCGGATCTCTGTTATTTTGCTTTTTACTTTCTTCGCTCGTTTTATTCTCTTTAATACCCTTCTCACCGAAAAGCTTTTCTAATTCTTTAGATTCGGATATTTTCTTCTTCAATGTTGTATCTGAAAAATTATCCCTTAATAAAATAGCTTTTACACTTTCTGTAATTTCAGGAGCAACATGCTTTAATGAATTATTGATGGCATCATCAATAGAATTATAAAAAGCCAGTACTACATTATAATATTCTGTCTTGGTTTCTTCAGAAACAAAGTTCATGAGATTCTCTGTAAACTGAATAGTCTCAAAATTTGTCTTTCGCTCAATGATTACTTCATTTAAAATGAAAGGCCAAACGAGATCTCTGAATTCCGAAAAGGTATTTCTAATGATTGGTTTTCGTTTGTATAAAGTGACAATTTCTTTATAAAATTGTTTAAGGAAAACGGGCTCCCCAATCCACAGTGTAATAATTTTCCATAAAACTTCATCATCAAACTGACGAATAAGCCTCGTCCTCAAAACTTCATCAGAAGTAACTTTTTCAATATATTTCTTGATTGTTGGAGGATTATTCTCAATCAGTTCTATTAATAACTTCTTTACAGAATATGAAGTGTATTCCTGATGGATATTCCATGGCAGAAAACCATTTTGAAGAAAAAAATCAAAAATCTGAAGGTCCGAAAGCTCTTTAGATAAAAAAGTTACACTTTCCTGAGTATTGCCGGTAAAATGTCCGGATAATAATAAAGCAATCTTATCTGAAAGCTGAGATTTTATTTTAGCATAAATCTCATTCTCATAATTATCAAAAGAAATTTCTCCTAAATCCAGCGTTAATTTATCTGCACTTAGAAGAAATCCTTCAGTAGCTTTGCTTAAAACTTCGTCGGTAAGTGCTACTATTGTTTCTTTTATAAAATCCGCAAGCTGAGTCTGAAACTTATAAGCATTTTCTTCAGAATCATAGTTAACATCAAAAACATACTTCTGCACAAAGTGCTTACTCTCAGCCATTACGCTTTACTCATTTTGATAAGTCATCAGCAATTCGCTCAACTGATTGCTGTATTCATCAAGCAGATCCTTATCCGGATTCTGTTGACGAAGTTCCTCCATCCAAAGATAATAAACAGTTTCAAACTCCTGCATTTGTGATGGATGAAGCCAGAAACAATTGAAAGAAATATTTGCAGGCTTGTTTTCATGAATGGTGTCTTCGATGATAGCCCTGAATTCCTTATTGCCGAATCTTGCAGTCCAATTAGGCAAAATTATACTCGCTCTGTAGCTGAAGAAGTCCTCAGGAATAATTCTGTCAGTATGTATATTTTTTATATATAAGCCAATCTTTCTTTCAAATGGAGTGATTTCTTCCTGATCTGAAATAAACCTGAACAACCTTTCCATTTTCTCGTGAGTAGCCTCAACAGAAATATCGGCTTCCATACTTACAAAATGGTATTTGTCGTCCGGAGTTTTAAAATGAACTTCAAAATCCTTATCAACAGTGGTCTCTACAGAATAGTTGGCAAATTCATACAGGTGGCTCTTAATATCTTTCAGGATATTATCCCTCTCTTTAAATGAATATTGTTCAGCACTTCTTAACACGGGTTTCCTATTCTCATCATAAATCAATACCCCATGATTCTGATCTTTCAAATCAGGTCTTAACAGTATGTGTTCAATTATATGAAGACCTTCACTTTGAATATTGAGCTTTTTCACGTGAGAAATAAGCTCCATAACAGCAGCTATAGCATCTTTTTCCTCTACAAAGTTTCCAATGTTCTGCCACTTTTTATTTGCCCCTCTAAAAGCTATATAGAAGCTTTCGTCCTCTTCATTAGCGAATTGTCCAAGCCTGTAATTATTCAGAATAATACCTTCCTTCAGAAACTCAGATGGAATCAATTTACTTTTGACAGGTAAAGTCTGAGATAAAAGTGATCTCCTTTTATTGTCAGAAAAATCCGTAATTACAACTTCATCCGTATCAATAAAATCAAAATACTCTTCTATATATTCCTCATTTAGGCCGTTAGGAAACACGCCTTCTTTATACCAGGATTCCTTTTCACTATCCTCTGCATCATCATTTAATAATTTAGCTCCAAAGCTGCTATAGTGATCTACCAGAGAGTGTGCTTTATATTCGGATACCTGATCAGAATGGCTTCCACCAAGTCCCAGCAGAATGGAAATTTTAGCTTCCATCCCTGTTATGTTATCTGTGTCAACACTTGACTCCAGATAGTTGAAACCTCTTGCCCTGTTCTTATTAATAGTTGATAGTGATTTCAAAAGCCTGGTCTTATTCTGAATAAGATGTCTTTCAAACTCACTTTCATTGAAATAATAATTAAACTGAGAAAGTGAATATTGTGTATATGATTCACCGTGAATAGCTAACAGATAATCAAGAAATCTATTCCTTCTGTCAGTATAGTTGTCTTTAACTTTTACAAGCTCTGGTAAACCAAGATAATAATTTAATGAAGTAGAAAAATGAAGATCTGTTTCATCAATAAATTCATGTTTCCTTTCTTTGAGCAATGGCTTTACATCCGGAACCGAATCTAGTGTTTGATAAAAATAGGTCTGCATTAAATCTTCTTTTAATGAGAACAACTTTTTAACATTTGCCAGCTGTGACAGATAATTGGCAAGTATTTGTTCATATATTAACAGAAATCCTTTTAGCTGTTTTGCCTGAGCTTTTCTTTTAATATCTGCCGAACTAGGCAATCCATACTGACCAATACCATAGACAAGAGGAAACTGATTCTGAATGGAGAAATAAGGCTCCACATCCAGTTTTTTTCCTAAAGGAATTGAGATTGTTTCTTCACTTAATCTATAGACCCTTTTATTAGCGGATTGAAGTTCGTTCAGCTTCCTTTTAACTATGTTAAAATCTATAGTTGTATAATTGACTGCACCTCTGAAAAACTGGATACTGGAGTTTCCCTGAGCATCAGTCAGCATAGTCAGGAGTTTTGGAAGCTCGTCTTCACTTATCTCTATCTGGTTTTCAAAAATCTTTTCTCCAACTTTAAGATGAAGATTCTTCACGCTCACCACTCCTGGTACCTGCATGATGAATTTTATCACCTCAGATATAAGTATTTTATTTGACTTAGGCTGTAGCTCAGAAGTTTTAATAAAACCATGTTTCAATAAAGGTCCATTAAATATTTCATTTAATGTAAATCCTTCCTGCAACAATTCACTCAAGGAATAAAACCTTATCTCAGGACTTAAATATTCATCTACTTTAAAGTAAATATATGCAAGTATGCTTTCAAGGTCCCTGATTCCATCCACTTCAATATCTGCATAAATACCTACATCAATCTGATCAAGAATTTTTATCTGCTCAAGGTCCTCGCAAATGTTTCTATTGTCACAGAAAACCTTTCTTGTCTTCTCTGAAACAGCCAGCCTGTCCTCTTCGGATTTAATGGCAGGATCAATATCTATAAGGATTTTATAAAGTCCGCGAAATGAACTGCCATCATCAAGGATAGGCAGTACCCAGACATTTTTGAGTTCAAATACTTTATCAAAAATAAGCTTCCTATAATCATTCAATGTTAATGCATTACAAGGAAGAATTGAATGTGCTTTTAAAAAAGTATCGTCTTCAGGATCGTTGTATAAATGATCCTGTATATCAAACTGAGTACGATAAGAAAGGTCTGTTATCGCATAGCATAGAAGTTCGAGAATAGTAACACCGGGATCATGCTCGTTATAATCTGTCCAGAAAGCTCCCGTAAGTTTTTGAATTATATTAACACCTTCTGCTCTAAGCAAACCATAATCCAGACCTGGATTGGTTTCCTTTTCAGAAGAAATAAAAGCAGGTTTTTCCATAACCGGTTATTTTAGCAATTGGTCAATATCGAATGAAGCGTCGGAAATGAGCGATTCAGAATTCCCTTTTTTTAAGGATAATTGAGAGTTTGCCTGCTCGTTGAGCTTACCTATGAGTTCATAGACTTCAACAAAAGGAAGATTTCCCAATGCCTTGAATATTTTATTGGCTTCATCAATCGATACTGAAAAATTGATATTTCCTGAATTTTCATTCTCTAATTTCATGATGCTTATAAATTATTTTCCGACACTATTATCCATAAACTGGTCAAACCAAAGTTTGGAAATAAAATATTGAATATAAAACTCCCCATCGTAGGTATTACGAGTTCTCATTTCCAGGCTAAAATTGTAAGTTGTACCAGTCCACCGTAACTCTATTCTGTTACTTCTTACTCCATAATAAGCCTGACGGATATCTATCTTGTTCTTTGACTTTCCGAAAGCACTTAATGCAAAAGCATGGATAAGAGCATACCTTCCTGTTTTCTTTTTCCCAATACCAGCAACTATTTCGAGTGCATGACAGCCGTTCAATTCAGTAAGTACAGGATGCCATTTTCCGTCAGCAAGTATCTTTCCTTTATAAGCATTTCCCTGCCTTCCTGCCATGGCTATAGCACCATTAACATCCAGTTCAAATTCAGGCGCAGGATTATTAATGCCAACTTTGCCAGTATTCGCCAATGTCAATACACTATCTCCTACATGGTTATTGAAATTAATATTGCCATTACCCTGATCTATTTCAAGTCCCCAGGCCGGACTCTTTTCCTCAATACTCTTATAAAAACTGATCAATTTCTTTGATCCGCCGATAGGAGAAAGCATTAAGCCGTCTTCCAACGTCTTAGACATCCCATCGTCAACTTTATTTATCATTGAATCAATAAGGTCAAAGAAGTTGCCTTCCGAAGGCAATTGACCTTTCTTGAAAAAGGTTTTTAAAGAATTTCGATTTTGTAAAGACATAAAATGATGTATTCCTTAATAATTTAATGTGTTTATTCTATAATGAAATCATGACCCAGCTCAAGAGAATCAATACCAGCCTGAAGAGATCTTTCTTCATATTTATCATTCAATACAGTGATCTGATGCTCCAATGCGGGTACAAGCACTGACCATGGTTTTGTAGCTTGTAAAAATGACTTGGCCTCTCCATCCCTTGCAGTGTCAATCAGTATCCAATTACCTGCGAAATCACGGGCTGCCTGAACCATTGAAAACTTCGTAATAAAGTCTACATAAGGCAATGTTCTCATAAAGCTTAGGATATCAGAGGTGTTTATTTTTCCCCCTAAATGTAATCTTGAATATCCCTCCTCATTGCTTTTACTAAGGTATTTCTTCAACTCCTCATTCAGCTTCTGAAGGAAAAATCCATAATTGTACCCATCAGTAAATTTAACTCCGCAAATAATTTTTATCCTTTCATAATTAGGGTTTCTGATTTCTAATTTAACAAACGGACTAACGAATTGCGTTATGTAATTTTTAATCTGGTATAACAACTCACTACTTGCCATTGGCTCGTTACCATCCAGATTATTATTGTTTTTAAATGGAGAAATTACTAACAATACACTTCCTGGTGCATCAAGATTACTGCTTGTCATATTTGGCAAACACGCCACTTTATATACAGATGGGAATTTCTCTAGGATAATTCTCTCATAATCCCAAGCCATGATTGCTCTGGATTTATGTCTCAAGCGTTCTCCTACTCTTGTATAAAACTCTTTATTACCTTCTTTAGGCAGACCATTATAAGACTCTAATGGCTGAATGATAGACTCCACGCCTTCAATATTTTCAACAGATCTTTTTACTGTGAAAGCCGGTAATGGCTTTTTAAGGTGGTTGCCATCAAGGTTATAAGAATCGGAAAGTGTAGCAGATATAGCCTGTGTATATACACTTATGGTTTTTGATGCTACTTCAATATTATTAAGAGCACTTGCCCTTACCCAAAATAAATTGGAATCCAGAATAGTGTTATTCCTGTTTATTTCATAAGGTAAATCAATCTGAATAATACCGGTTTTGATAAAGCTACTTGTATCATCTCTCAGTATTTTAGAAGGCTTCAACAAATGCCACTTGTTATTTGCAAGATAGCTCCATTCTATTACCGGAGGATCTTCTTCCGAAGAAATTGTAAATTCATCAAACATCTCAAACAGCATGGATACTGATTGAGGAGGATTGATATTTGAAAATCCGATCAACAAAGAACCATCATGATTGTACTCTGGCAATAGGTAAGTAACCTGAGACGAATTATCAGGATATACCAATTCTTCGCCAAAAGGATGAATATGGTAAATCGCACCTCTTAATTCATTTCCATCCGATCTGTTAGATCTGTCTTTTAGTGATATAACAGAAGCAGAGCTATAGTCTAGTGATAAAGATTTAATCTGAGGAGAATATGGAGGATTAGGCATCTTATCCATTTTCTTCTCAACCAGCTGTACAAGACTAGATCTTGAATTTTTAATTGCTGTTTCAGAAAGCACAGCAGGATAAATTGTATGAGCAAAAGCAGCTTCCGGAGATGACAGTTCGATTTTCAAAAATCCCCTCTGAGAAGTGCTGGTGTAAAGAGAATTCAATTCTATCCCAGCAAAATCAGGAGATTGTTTGATTCTGTTTATTTCTACAGAATGAATCAATGTTTGTTCATCCAGTTCTGATTTTGCATTAATAATTTCCCCTCTAGGATCGCCTTCTGACCTGAATAGTTTAAATGACTGTTGTTCCTTTACTGATGGTCTCCACCTTCCGTTTTCAAGTATTGAAATTTTAGCTTCAAAAGAAGTATTATCAATATTTATCCCATAATCTTCATAGTGCCCGAAAAATCCGCTTTTATTTCTGGGAAGATCAAACCATTCAATATTGATATTTAAAGAATCTAGGCTCTTCCTGAAAATCTCATTATTCCCAACAACAAGGTAAGAACCAACATTCGGCATTGGTCCAAATGGATAAAAAGGACTGTCAGGGCTTAGCTGTCCCATATTGTTATATAGAACAAGATCTTTTACACCCGTTACATTTACTTTGATATCCACCTCTTCAAGTATCAGGTCTTTAAGAAGTGAATAAGGATAAATATAAGTGTCGCTATTTAAGCCTATCTTAATCAGCGGAGCTTTAGAAGAATATATTCCTTTGTGAACCCCTGAATTATATTTTACAATAGCAGGATCAGACTCATCCAAATCAAACCTTATTACTAAGGAAGAAGAATCTACCTCCCTTGATATCACATATTTTCTTACTCTGAACCAACCTTCAGGTGCCGTTATATCCAACTGAAATGCTTCTAAAAAACTTTTAATGAAGATTTCACTTTCCGTACTTCTTTCTACATGAGCAATGTCCTCAAGCTTCTGAATCAATCCCTGAAACTTTTCAGGAAGGAACTGAAGCTTTAATGAAATTTCTCTATAACCTTCTTTCAAAAACAATACTGGAGAGGCAATGACAAAACCAACAGTTGCATTTCCCATCGTTTTCTCCAGCTCTCCTTTTCCATCCTGGCTTTCACCAAAAGTAGCAAATGATTTGCGAGGGAAATTATCTTCTGCTTTTCTAGTTAATGTTTTTATATCAGAGTCTGCAGAGAGGATATTTTTGAATAATATTTTTTCTACACCTCTTACATTCAAAGATTTTTTCTCAATAAAGATTGAACGAAGACGTTCTATTTTAGCTTTGTTTACCAGCAAAGGATAATCTGCAGTATATAGAACCTCCTTCCCATTATCATCTTCTTTACCAATAAATACAGTACCTTTCTTTACATGAGCGACAACAGATGTATCATATGTTTTAAACGAAAGGTAGACTTTATCTTTTATAGCATTCTTAGGTGATTGCTGAAGGCCTACATTATAATAAAAGTCAAGATGTCTTTTTGAAATATTATTAATTTCACCTTGAGCGTGCTGAAATAGTTTTAAGAATGCAAGAAATAAAGAAACCTCCGGATAATGAGTATCTGTCCTGAGAGATTCCTGAAGATAATCCGGCGCCTTGATCTTCAGATATAACAAAGTTTCATAAAACGACTGAAAGCTCAGTTGCAGTTGTTCTGAAATTACTAAGCTCTCTTGTTTAAATGAACTAATGTCCTTTTTCTGGCCATCATCCTGTAATGAATCTTTAATTCCCCATAAATCATCGAACCTATGGTAATTAAAAACCATGGTTTCATCTTCACTTAAAAATCCATTAAGATTACGTTGTTGTTCTACAAGAATTTTTAAAGACAAGTTTAACTTACTTGAAATAGCACTTGAAATTTCATTTCTGATTTTCAATTCCTCACCAGAAAAAGCCTCTACAGCTTTAAGCCTGCCTAACCAGATTTGGAATCGAAGTGCGAGATCAAAAACCTCTTTAAAGCATTTTTTAAAGTAGAAAATTTTTTTCTCAGGTCTCTTAAAAAGGATTGCTTTATTAAGATTATTCTTAAAGTTTATTTCTATTCCGGATGGATTAGAATCAATAATAGTAGCCAGAATTACTGTTTCGTCCGTCAGAAACTCAGACCAATCTCCTTCTACCTTATTTTTTAAATTATAAAAATTGATAAGCCTAGAGAAACCTGAAGAAAATACCAACAGATCTTCAAACGACCGCTCATCAATCTTAACATAAT harbors:
- a CDS encoding baseplate J/gp47 family protein produces the protein MEGNKFIRLTSAGTSQESRAFPALDFNYVKIDERSFEDLLVFSSGFSRLINFYNLKNKVEGDWSEFLTDETVILATIIDSNPSGIEINFKNNLNKAILFKRPEKKIFYFKKCFKEVFDLALRFQIWLGRLKAVEAFSGEELKIRNEISSAISSKLNLSLKILVEQQRNLNGFLSEDETMVFNYHRFDDLWGIKDSLQDDGQKKDISSFKQESLVISEQLQLSFQSFYETLLYLKIKAPDYLQESLRTDTHYPEVSLFLAFLKLFQHAQGEINNISKRHLDFYYNVGLQQSPKNAIKDKVYLSFKTYDTSVVAHVKKGTVFIGKEDDNGKEVLYTADYPLLVNKAKIERLRSIFIEKKSLNVRGVEKILFKNILSADSDIKTLTRKAEDNFPRKSFATFGESQDGKGELEKTMGNATVGFVIASPVLFLKEGYREISLKLQFLPEKFQGLIQKLEDIAHVERSTESEIFIKSFLEAFQLDITAPEGWFRVRKYVISREVDSSSLVIRFDLDESDPAIVKYNSGVHKGIYSSKAPLIKIGLNSDTYIYPYSLLKDLILEEVDIKVNVTGVKDLVLYNNMGQLSPDSPFYPFGPMPNVGSYLVVGNNEIFRKSLDSLNINIEWFDLPRNKSGFFGHYEDYGINIDNTSFEAKISILENGRWRPSVKEQQSFKLFRSEGDPRGEIINAKSELDEQTLIHSVEINRIKQSPDFAGIELNSLYTSTSQRGFLKIELSSPEAAFAHTIYPAVLSETAIKNSRSSLVQLVEKKMDKMPNPPYSPQIKSLSLDYSSASVISLKDRSNRSDGNELRGAIYHIHPFGEELVYPDNSSQVTYLLPEYNHDGSLLIGFSNINPPQSVSMLFEMFDEFTISSEEDPPVIEWSYLANNKWHLLKPSKILRDDTSSFIKTGIIQIDLPYEINRNNTILDSNLFWVRASALNNIEVASKTISVYTQAISATLSDSYNLDGNHLKKPLPAFTVKRSVENIEGVESIIQPLESYNGLPKEGNKEFYTRVGERLRHKSRAIMAWDYERIILEKFPSVYKVACLPNMTSSNLDAPGSVLLVISPFKNNNNLDGNEPMASSELLYQIKNYITQFVSPFVKLEIRNPNYERIKIICGVKFTDGYNYGFFLQKLNEELKKYLSKSNEEGYSRLHLGGKINTSDILSFMRTLPYVDFITKFSMVQAARDFAGNWILIDTARDGEAKSFLQATKPWSVLVPALEHQITVLNDKYEERSLQAGIDSLELGHDFIIE
- a CDS encoding ATP-binding protein, whose product is MEKDFNKVLSSPVNDFAEKVKVKIDYDLIGKNGEVLKRELEWLKFLIKKRISFFDDEEMNSLPMDLNPPVIVHKETPYAKFIEKYELDTYGRILLIMTLAPAYHPEVFSELVERERGFRLRYDEFGGIAENFCCQFLPTLKTLIYLIAGSNSSLTGQLYTRFIEENILIEEQIIIFKEIGPDSDRVINLELKLIPEFVAHLTRNRETLPTFNSNFPAKLIKSRYEWDDLVVSHFTRERLELIVDWVNFKDKIFERQGPEGKVKDGFPALFYGPPGTGKTMAASLIGKLTNRQVFQIDLSMVVSKYIGETEKNLSRLFDKAEKKDWILFFDEADSLFGKRGVVKDAHDKYANQEMSYLLQRMEQFTGLTILATNFDQNLDPAMTRRFQAKVYFPRPTKDERLNLWYKSLSAGYSYNPDILMEKIAERFDVTGANIANILKLCCIRAEKRGDGMIIAKDLLEALRIEYSKENKTL
- a CDS encoding glycine zipper 2TM domain-containing protein, whose amino-acid sequence is MDNFKKGFILIVILFFTAFAGFTQDKNTDKVKITSSKNKTESQISKDKDNCYADAESQFDHSKHKTLKNTGAGAAAGGVVGGILGHGGVGAAAGGAAGAYRGHKKSKKDKKEFNELYASCLREKGYSVDVAD
- a CDS encoding contractile injection system tape measure protein — translated: MAESKHFVQKYVFDVNYDSEENAYKFQTQLADFIKETIVALTDEVLSKATEGFLLSADKLTLDLGEISFDNYENEIYAKIKSQLSDKIALLLSGHFTGNTQESVTFLSKELSDLQIFDFFLQNGFLPWNIHQEYTSYSVKKLLIELIENNPPTIKKYIEKVTSDEVLRTRLIRQFDDEVLWKIITLWIGEPVFLKQFYKEIVTLYKRKPIIRNTFSEFRDLVWPFILNEVIIERKTNFETIQFTENLMNFVSEETKTEYYNVVLAFYNSIDDAINNSLKHVAPEITESVKAILLRDNFSDTTLKKKISESKELEKLFGEKGIKENKTSEESKKQNNRDPESGTTNDSFDRRNKELQQKEEELILTKFLSLRNEIFAVEKSSLSEIITRVERIIKTFSFSNPDFLKKSFAVAGWTLEEPATIKYLDLFSEEIRKQIILNILKKTESEFEQSVIEQEKNLIQRFFEIGHIPVLYSKPFTKDFKVFQTILLKTAEYNPEWFAAIFKRAVVESSDKDIKIPLLMEIFTVEVVKSIFKLARQEAELRPFLNRLETQSGKGKYPKSNEEEKLLNSTTEESNRKDTTPDNIEQDRKNLDEDDDSYFATRLSEINSPESAVYHLNIILKKSSPKSTRKGKTAGGDGVKGKKKKNGNITNSEVKLETLIPLFFEKYSSVAVSYFKSLSVKEQKSVLKTLKGEKLERVESLIKGHDRALEELIKEVRGENKVIVNTDHKAITKVEGGDGMVQKELKLEYKKMESGEPVYISNAGLVLVHPYLTRFFKMLNLTEGRAFKDEYSSHKAAHILQYLVNKNTSAEEHELVLNKLICGIALTTPLLRDIEITPEEIETCEGLLEGVIQNWTILKKTTNDNFRSSFLIRQGRLVLESKGWKLKVEEKAYDILVEKLPWSIAMIKMPWMNNIIYVEWK